In Pseudofrankia saprophytica, one genomic interval encodes:
- a CDS encoding MerR family transcriptional regulator, whose translation MRIGEVSRRTGVPARMLRYYEEQGLLSPERAGNGYRAYSESTVERVRQIRGLLDCGLTTEIIRIILPCLDGPDHIYLLPENLSPRTAELLRDEIARIQQRIDCLTRNRDAVLAYLAAAQSGIAPCAGSRRTAERSPEPDRPAQDCRES comes from the coding sequence ATGAGAATCGGCGAAGTCTCGCGGCGCACCGGCGTCCCAGCCAGGATGCTCCGCTACTACGAGGAACAGGGGCTGCTGAGCCCGGAGCGGGCCGGCAACGGATACCGCGCCTACTCCGAGTCGACGGTCGAACGTGTCAGGCAGATCCGCGGCCTGCTCGACTGCGGCCTGACGACCGAGATCATCCGCATCATCCTGCCGTGCCTGGACGGACCCGACCACATCTACCTGCTGCCGGAGAACCTCAGCCCACGGACCGCCGAACTCCTCCGCGACGAGATCGCCCGCATCCAGCAGCGGATCGACTGCCTGACGCGCAACCGCGACGCCGTCCTCGCCTATCTGGCGGCCGCGCAGTCGGGCATCGCGCCGTGCGCTGGAAGCCGGCGCACGGCCGAGCGGTCCCCCGAGCCCGATCGACCCGCTCAGGACTGCCGCGAGAGCTGA